The following coding sequences lie in one Fusarium poae strain DAOMC 252244 chromosome 1, whole genome shotgun sequence genomic window:
- a CDS encoding hypothetical protein (SECRETED:SignalP(1-17)), whose product MCAAVAPLLITTLSAEAIRVILAKHGPDIAQWALSMYVQWQSGSAATQQRHTMEEIQRFTANLPNLIERKEIRVVPGAFNSTPNFINYFQVAALGAIPLSILEVGQAIRRVGASLESIRSELAIANVSNVQGWGEGGFGSYIHRFVQNEMLAFDDSGVDQDEKHHYFYVWHPDNDWHTAFEERQAEQPLGPSFGGYHYDLPTLCLRMRADREVMNRTTEYGRTAVFHLVIPAYQPLVVDTKFRFAKELFPLIITGARHRGTDLVWLALCQDAEPEMPELQFVSILPDAMGTGDLFMMGHMSGWAGLVVCGAAAIVFPPCAPAAAIVADCVAGPSLLATFAAVVASGVYEGVTRPEVQVLGDGVFFDDLVYLDDCKECKI is encoded by the coding sequence ATGTGTGCAGCCGTTGCTCCTCTTCTCATCACCACCCTCTCAGCAGAAGCAATCAGGGTCATTCTTGCTAAGCATGGACCAGATATCGCACAATGGGCGCTCAGTATGTATGTTCAATGGCAATCAGGAAGCGCAGCGACACAACAGAGGCACACGATGGAGGAGATTCAACGTTTCACAGCAAATTTGCCCAATCTCATCGAACGAAAAGAGATCCGCGTCGTCCCTGGCGCTTTCAACTCGACCCcgaactttataaattactttcaAGTTGCAGCATTGGGTGCGATACCTCTTTCGATACTGGAAGTAGGTCAAGCCATTCGACGAGTTGGCGCAAGTCTCGAGTCCATAAGATCGGAACTCGCCATTGCGAATGTTTCCAACGTTCAGGGATGGGGTGAAGGTGGCTTTGGCAGCTACATTCATCGTTTCGTTCAGAATGAAATGTTGGCCTTTGATGACAGTGGTGTTGATCAAGATGAGAAGCATCACTACTTCTATGTTTGGCATCCCGATAACGACTGGCATACTGCGTTTGAAGAAAGGCAGGCCGAGCAGCCTCTCGGGCCTAGTTTTGGTGGATATCACTACGATCTCCCAACTCTTTGTTTACGCATGAGAGCCGACAGAGAAGTTATGAATCGAACGACCGAGTATGGACGTACCGCTGTGTTCCATCTTGTCATACCAGCCTACCAGCCACTTGTGGTAGACACCAAGTTCAGGTTTGCCAAAGAACTGTTCCCATTGATCATTACCGGAGCTCGACATCGAGGAACGGATCTGGTTTGGCTTGCACTTTGTCAAGACGCGGAGCCTGAGATGCCAGAACTCCAGTTTGTGAGCATCTTGCCTGATGCAATGGGAACGGGAGATCTCTTCATGATGGGTCACATGAGTGGTTGGGCTGGTCTCGTCGTATGTGGCGCTGCCGCGATTGTATTTCCTCCTTGCGCGCCCGCTGCAGCAATTGTTGCGGATTGCGTTGCAGGCCCTTCTCTGTTGGCAACATTTGCGGCAGTCGTCGCTTCGGGAGTTTACGAAGGTGTCACCAGACCAGAAGTACAGGTTCTAGGAGATGGCGTTTTCTTCGACGATTTGGTTTACTTGGATGATTGCAAAGAATGTAAGATATGA
- a CDS encoding hypothetical protein (TransMembrane:1 (o66-92i)), protein MDNNAIELQLSRIISAVESTTIFTTIIPKPTAKADGTATTEIPVVTVTQEATHSDVSSGGLPGGKIFGALEIIIALGVLVGVLLMIMGIILCDRRRKSKKRKRASARVQKRMTEKSEPPSETSSQRSRSPTDPRIKLGSRDQEACRRDTGKYKDKDKTKGNIDINNLE, encoded by the exons ATGGACAACAATGCTATCGAACTACAGCTATCCCGTATCATTTCTGCAGTAGAATCCACAACCATCTTTACAACGATTATTCCCAAGCCGACTGCGAAAGCCGATGGAACTGCCACTACCGAAATTCCTGTCGTGACGGTCACGCAGGAAGCCACTCATTCAGATGTCAGCTCGGGAGGGTTACCTGGAGGCAAGATTTTTGGGGCTTTAGAGATTATCATTGCTCTCGGAGTATTGG TTGGCGTGTTGCTCATGATTATGGGAATCATCCTCTGCGATCGACGACGAAAAtccaagaagagaaagcgagCATCTGCCAGAGTCCAAAAGAGAATGACGGAAAAGAGCGAGCCACCATCCGAGACCAGCAGCCAACGCAGTCGATCACCGACGGATCCGCG AATCAAGCTTGGCAGCCGGGACCAGGAGGCATGCCGCCGGGACACGGGCAAatacaaggacaaggacaaaaCCAAGGGCAATATAGATATCAATAACCTTGAATGA